The DNA window AGCACGTTCGTCGGATTCGCCGATGACCGTCTTGGGTGGATGATAATAATCGTAGACAGCGGTGCCTTCGCGCAGGAATTCCGGGTTGTTGCACACGCCGAAGTCGACGCCGGCCTTCTTGCCGGAAGCTTGTTCGAGCGAGGGGATCACGACGGATGTCATCGAGCCCGGCAGCATCGTGCTGCGCGCGACAACCACATGGAAGCCTTCTTTGTCCTTGATTGCGGCACCGATTTGCTCGCAGACCTTGCGCACGTGCGACAGGTCCAGGTTGCCGTTCAGCTGCGAAGGCGTACCCACGCAGATCAGCGACATGTCACTGTTCAGCACGGCATCGCGCACGTCGGTCGTGGCACGCAATTGCCCACCCTCGACAGTCTTGGCGATCATTTCGCCAATATCTTTCTCGATGATCGGCGTGGTGCCTTTGTTGATCAGGTCGACTTTCGTCTGGTTCGGATCGACGCCGATCACTTCGTGTCCGTCGGCTGCCAGACAGCCGGCAGATACCGCGCCCACGTAGCCAAGGCCAAAGATGCTGATTTTCAAGATACTGCTCCTTAAATGTTTAATTTACCGCTTGCGATAACGCCTGCGACTTCGAGGGTGATCCGGGTTTCCATGCTCGTCGTGCCCTGGATCCTGCCGCGCCAGACTGCGGTCGTGATCGCTGACTTCTCGTCGAAGCGGCGGGACACCCAGCCACCAATCGGCGTCTCGCTGCAACGCAACAATTCGGGTCCTTCGCGCCCGTCGTTCAATGTACAACTCATGCGCAACCCGCTACGCTGGCCGGCTGCCACGAGGTCTTTCCCGTCCACTTCCACCCGGCAGTTCTCCGCGAAGTGCCAATGCAGGGCGATATCATGATCGCCCCGGCATTCTAATATATCTTTTACAACAAGGGCGTTACAATTTGCATCAAAATGTACTGTGCGGCGGTGCAAAACGGGGTCTGTCAGCCTGCAGTATCCGTCGTGCTCTCCGGAAAATTGTTGCAAATTTGAAACAGCATCATGCACCAGCAGTTTGGCATTGGCTTTCGCCAGCCACATGAAATTGCCGCCGATCTCGGATTGGTCCAGGCCGTCGACCTGTACCGTATTGTGTGCTGCCGTACTGCGGAAATAGTCCCGCCATGCCTTCTGGGTGTGATAGGCGTACGTCCCTGGATCAATCAGCAGCTCCTCGCCGCCTGCCGACAGTGTGAATGACAGCGCATCCGCATGACCATGAGCGGCTATCGACAGATAGCCGAGCGGGGCACAATCGATCACGATGCGGACTTCGTCAACCGCACCGAAGTTTTTCCCCAGCAGGTAATAACCGCCTTCATGGAATGCAAGAACGGGCTGCTCCGGCGCCTCTGCCAGTTCGTTCCACTGTTCTATACCGGCAGCACCGAACAGCCAGCGATTCCTGTCATCGAGCACACCGGCCTTGCGCTTGAAATCACCGCGTTTGAACAGCAGCGCGCAACTGGCGAGCAGCGAGCGGTACGGACTCCAGTCCGCTTCGTATGACAACCGGACCATTTGGGCATCGTCCGCATCCCCTGTCATCGGCACGTTGCCGCCGACGTCCATCAGCGCGGAAACGAACTCGGCCAGCCGCTCGATACGCTCCAGGTAGGCGTCGGAAAAGCCTTTGCCGTTCGCGACACCGATGCGATGGCACAGCAGCATCATGTCCATGACTTCATGCTGGTAGTAGATGGCCTGTTCCTTGTTGACGCCATCCGCCGTGTTCTGCTTCAGCGCCTCGGTTTCGAGACCTTTGCGAGCCAGGGCTTCCCAACCCGCGCTCTCCGGCCAGCACGGCCACTGCAGGCTTGCGACGAACAAACCCATGTATTCACCGAACAGGTGATTGTTCGCCGACGAGTGACGCGAGAAGTAACCACGGATGAAATGGCAGTGCTGGTAGATATTGTCCAGCCAGCGACGCTGGAAGCGCATACCCTCTTCACCCGTGAACAGCGCACTTTCTGCGCCGCCCAGCAACTGCCAGGCAAACGACCAGTTCAACAGGCGTACCGCCAGCTCCAGTGAACTGGTCCAGTGCACGCCTGTCGGATAGGGACATTGGTCGAACCAGGATTCCAGCAAGAGGCGGGCACCTGCCGCGTAGCGCTGCTCGCCGGTTGCGCGCCATGCCAGCGCCAACGTCACCAGCTCCAGGTGCCGGCTCGGCTCCCAAAGATATTTGATGTCGCCGACGACGGATTCCCGGCGATAATCGATCGCCTTCCCCAGCTTCATTGGCGCGACGGTGCCGGTCTTCGGATCACGGTTCCACTGCGGCGGAAAACCAAGATTCAGGCCACGCATCGCAAACACATTCCAGCGACCGGCCAGCACGGCATCGGCTGCACTGCGCAAGGCGGGCACGTTCAGCCCTTCCGGGGCTGCCGATCGTGGCAGGAAAGGGGCACCGAAGCGAGCGAGACTCGGCGCAGCGGGACTGGCAACAAGCCCGACACCGATCTTGCTCGCCTTCTTCTGCGCCATCTGGCGCACCCGCCACAAGATCTCGGCAGGTCCCATCAATTTCAGTCGATTAAATTTCCATGCGAGCGTGGACATGCTGGCGCGCTCTCCTGTTATGGTTGATATCTAATCAACTATGGTAACATATCTGACACTCCATCATCCATCCCGGCACTGGAATTGACGCACTGCAGTATGTACCGCTATAGTGTGCAGCCGTTAGCATTTAACCAACCACTCCTCCGCTTTTTCGCCTGCGGATGCGAAGAACAACATGCCGCTCACCATTGTAAAAAGTCTTTCGCTGCTCACGCGGCACCTGGTACGCCGGAATCCATTCGCGCTGGCCCGCGCAAAGACGCTCATCGACCGGGAATCATTGCCAGAGGAAGCATTGCTCGCCCGCCAGCAATGGTTGCTACGCAAGACCCTGACCACCGCGCGCGCGCGCTTGCCCGCCTATTCCAGCCTGCCGGACTGCCCGCCCGACGCGAATCCGTATGACTGGCTACGCCAGCATTATCCAGTGATCAGCAAGCCTGATCTGGTGGCAAATCGCCAGCTCTACTATCCGAACGGTGGCAAGCGCAGGCCATGGTGGCCGCTCGGCAAGA is part of the Pseudoduganella lutea genome and encodes:
- a CDS encoding heparinase II/III family protein → MSTLAWKFNRLKLMGPAEILWRVRQMAQKKASKIGVGLVASPAAPSLARFGAPFLPRSAAPEGLNVPALRSAADAVLAGRWNVFAMRGLNLGFPPQWNRDPKTGTVAPMKLGKAIDYRRESVVGDIKYLWEPSRHLELVTLALAWRATGEQRYAAGARLLLESWFDQCPYPTGVHWTSSLELAVRLLNWSFAWQLLGGAESALFTGEEGMRFQRRWLDNIYQHCHFIRGYFSRHSSANNHLFGEYMGLFVASLQWPCWPESAGWEALARKGLETEALKQNTADGVNKEQAIYYQHEVMDMMLLCHRIGVANGKGFSDAYLERIERLAEFVSALMDVGGNVPMTGDADDAQMVRLSYEADWSPYRSLLASCALLFKRGDFKRKAGVLDDRNRWLFGAAGIEQWNELAEAPEQPVLAFHEGGYYLLGKNFGAVDEVRIVIDCAPLGYLSIAAHGHADALSFTLSAGGEELLIDPGTYAYHTQKAWRDYFRSTAAHNTVQVDGLDQSEIGGNFMWLAKANAKLLVHDAVSNLQQFSGEHDGYCRLTDPVLHRRTVHFDANCNALVVKDILECRGDHDIALHWHFAENCRVEVDGKDLVAAGQRSGLRMSCTLNDGREGPELLRCSETPIGGWVSRRFDEKSAITTAVWRGRIQGTTSMETRITLEVAGVIASGKLNI